Proteins encoded in a region of the Streptomyces sp. NBC_01381 genome:
- a CDS encoding BTAD domain-containing putative transcriptional regulator: protein MLGPLEVIKDGRSIALGGTKQRATLAYLLLNANRVVPTSELLNALWAEEKAPATARKILQNSVWGLRRALAAHQAGPWSEILVTKTPGYMIQVDPDQVDLHVFHQQTAEGRAALEAGFPDKAARTLKGALDLWQGQALTDLAEAGFRWPQLTAAGNTRLDTIEDHFEAELQCGRHQSTLGALESMVESEPLRERMCGQLMLALYRCGRQADALDVYGRLRTLLIDNLGLEPRRELQALQHAILNHDAGLSPSGPSPSGPSVSGPSVSGPSVSAEGDAGVRSCGASTADREAAEPGADFPEPVARATEMPAPPHVVALPPPSPAPAVATAPTGTRRVVSVLLLRLDFGPAPEASPSGENDDLRDGMADRVRGLVAAFDGAVIGSLGSTHLAVFDALDSGGNHAWSAVRAAMAIRNELHAKGSSAPLSRPGQERCGPTLHAAVATGEACLRYGGSGDTGAGWSADGEPLDESQFLLGHAESGEILVCGKTRQMTASAVYYDSAGDIERAWKATEERTRFPGVQLGPADREVELDVLHGLWHRVRHHGTPHVVTVLGGPNTGKSQLLKEFERRILDLPIPPRFLSYSVPCQSPGRLYGAEALAELVGLLDREVLSGGSAEPRPVVIAIDDLHLTDETLLDYVGNVCGGTASGPVFVVTTARPELFRRRPAWGGGMSLITSLSLDPPALFVRNVLRDTRLGTSDAPGRGGN, encoded by the coding sequence ATGCTTGGCCCTCTGGAAGTCATCAAGGACGGACGATCTATAGCTCTGGGCGGAACCAAGCAGAGAGCCACTCTGGCCTACTTGCTGCTGAATGCGAATCGCGTGGTGCCCACCTCCGAACTACTGAATGCATTGTGGGCGGAAGAGAAGGCTCCGGCAACAGCGCGTAAAATTCTGCAAAATTCTGTCTGGGGGCTGCGCCGGGCATTAGCGGCCCATCAGGCCGGGCCCTGGTCCGAGATTCTGGTGACGAAGACACCGGGATACATGATCCAGGTCGACCCTGACCAGGTCGATCTCCATGTGTTCCATCAGCAGACCGCCGAGGGGCGGGCCGCCCTTGAGGCGGGATTCCCGGACAAGGCGGCGAGGACCCTCAAGGGCGCGCTGGACCTGTGGCAGGGCCAGGCCCTCACCGACCTCGCGGAGGCCGGGTTCCGCTGGCCCCAGCTCACCGCCGCGGGGAACACGCGGCTCGACACGATCGAGGACCACTTCGAGGCTGAACTGCAGTGCGGGCGGCACCAGTCGACGCTCGGTGCACTGGAGTCGATGGTCGAGTCCGAGCCGCTGCGCGAACGCATGTGTGGCCAACTCATGCTGGCGCTCTACCGCTGCGGCCGGCAGGCGGACGCCCTGGATGTCTACGGTCGCCTGCGGACCTTGTTGATCGACAACCTGGGTCTGGAGCCCCGGCGTGAACTCCAGGCGCTTCAGCACGCCATCTTGAACCACGATGCCGGACTGTCCCCGTCCGGGCCCTCCCCGTCCGGGCCCTCCGTGTCCGGACCCTCCGTGTCCGGACCCTCCGTGTCCGCCGAGGGTGACGCAGGCGTCCGCTCCTGCGGGGCTTCGACCGCGGACCGGGAAGCGGCCGAGCCGGGGGCGGACTTCCCCGAACCGGTTGCGCGGGCGACCGAGATGCCGGCGCCTCCTCATGTCGTGGCCCTTCCGCCCCCGTCGCCCGCGCCGGCTGTTGCGACAGCACCGACGGGGACGCGCCGTGTCGTGAGCGTGCTTCTCCTGAGGCTGGACTTCGGGCCTGCGCCGGAAGCCTCGCCGTCAGGCGAGAACGACGACCTGCGCGATGGCATGGCCGACCGCGTCCGCGGCCTCGTCGCCGCGTTCGACGGCGCGGTCATCGGCTCGCTCGGCTCCACCCACCTGGCGGTCTTCGACGCCCTGGACTCGGGCGGCAACCACGCATGGTCCGCCGTGCGCGCTGCCATGGCGATCCGCAACGAACTCCACGCCAAGGGCTCCTCCGCCCCGCTCTCGCGACCGGGTCAGGAACGGTGCGGTCCCACGCTCCACGCCGCGGTGGCGACCGGAGAGGCATGCTTGCGGTACGGCGGGAGCGGGGACACCGGGGCGGGGTGGTCTGCAGACGGGGAACCGCTCGACGAGAGCCAGTTCCTGCTGGGCCATGCCGAGTCCGGCGAGATACTGGTGTGCGGGAAAACGCGTCAGATGACGGCTTCGGCCGTGTACTACGACAGTGCGGGCGACATCGAGCGCGCGTGGAAGGCCACAGAGGAACGCACCCGTTTCCCCGGGGTCCAACTCGGCCCCGCCGACCGGGAGGTCGAACTCGACGTCCTGCACGGCCTGTGGCACCGGGTGCGCCATCACGGCACGCCCCATGTCGTCACCGTCCTCGGCGGCCCCAACACCGGCAAGAGCCAACTGCTCAAGGAATTCGAGCGCCGCATCCTGGACCTGCCGATCCCGCCCCGGTTCCTCTCGTACTCCGTGCCCTGCCAGTCGCCGGGGCGGCTGTACGGGGCGGAGGCCCTGGCCGAGCTCGTGGGTCTGCTGGACCGTGAGGTGTTGTCCGGCGGTTCGGCGGAGCCGCGTCCGGTCGTGATAGCCATCGACGACCTGCATCTGACCGACGAAACGCTCCTGGACTATGTGGGCAACGTGTGCGGCGGGACGGCCAGCGGGCCGGTGTTCGTCGTCACGACGGCACGCCCGGAACTCTTCCGCAGGCGGCCGGCCTGGGGCGGCGGGATGTCGCTCATCACATCCCTCTCCCTGGACCCTCCGGCCCTGTTCGTCAGGAACGTCCTGAGGGATACCCGCCTCGGCACATCCGACGCACCGGGCCGCGGCGGCAACTGA
- a CDS encoding flavin reductase family protein: MGTTSPARRHADMEAPPVSSGMLRNVLREVPTAVTVVTATTGDRPAGLTVGSFVSVSLDPPLIGIFVDEKSSSWPEMRNSATFTVNVLSGDQQELCARFAASGRDKFAGLPLQKSPLGNPLLPGIAAWLDCRVVEVRKLGDHHFALARVAGLGTTAATTSIVFHRGTLHAIP, from the coding sequence ATGGGCACGACTTCGCCCGCCCGCCGTCATGCAGACATGGAGGCGCCGCCCGTCAGTTCGGGAATGCTCCGCAATGTGCTGCGCGAGGTTCCGACGGCCGTCACCGTGGTCACGGCGACAACAGGGGACAGGCCGGCGGGGTTGACCGTGGGGTCGTTCGTGTCGGTGTCCCTGGATCCGCCGCTGATCGGGATCTTCGTCGACGAGAAGTCCTCCAGCTGGCCGGAGATGCGGAACTCGGCGACCTTCACCGTCAACGTCCTGTCGGGCGATCAGCAGGAGCTGTGCGCACGGTTCGCGGCCAGCGGCAGGGACAAGTTCGCAGGGCTGCCGCTGCAGAAGTCACCTCTGGGGAACCCCTTGCTGCCCGGCATCGCCGCGTGGCTCGACTGCCGGGTCGTGGAGGTGCGCAAGCTGGGGGACCATCACTTCGCCCTGGCGCGAGTGGCCGGTCTGGGGACGACCGCGGCAACCACGTCGATCGTCTTCCACCGCGGCACCCTGCACGCCATCCCGTGA
- a CDS encoding acyl-CoA carboxylase subunit beta, with translation MTRNQVSELHEIRAQVLAGPSEKATKAQHAKGKLTARERIELLLDAGSFREVEQLRRHRATGFGLEAKKPYTDGVITGWGTVEGRTVFVYAHDFRIFGGALGEAHATKIHKIMDMAIAAGAPLVSLNDGAGARIQEGVSALAGYGGIFQRNTKASGVIPQISVMLGPCAGGAAYSPALTDFVFMVRETSQMFITGPDVVRAVTGEEISQNGLGGADVHAETSGVCHFAYDDEETCLAEVRYLIAMLPSNNRENPPVHESDDPADRRSDVLLDLVPADGNRPYDMAKVIEELVDDGDFLEVHERWARNIICALARLDGKVVGIVANQPQSLAGVLDIEASEKAARFVQMCDAFNIPIVTLLDVPGFLPGVDQEHGGIIRHGAKLLYAYCNATVPRISLILRKAYGGAYIVMDSQSIGADLTYAWPTNEIAVMGAEGAANVIFRRQIAAAEDPEAMRARMVKEYKAELMHPYYAAERGLVDDVIDPAATREVLISSLAMLRNKHADLPSRKHGNPPQ, from the coding sequence GTGACACGCAATCAGGTCTCAGAACTGCACGAGATCCGTGCGCAGGTGCTGGCCGGACCCAGCGAGAAGGCGACGAAGGCCCAGCATGCCAAGGGCAAGCTGACCGCGCGGGAGCGGATCGAGCTGCTGCTCGATGCGGGTTCGTTCCGGGAGGTCGAGCAGTTGCGCCGGCACCGGGCGACCGGTTTCGGCCTGGAGGCCAAGAAGCCGTACACCGACGGTGTCATCACCGGCTGGGGCACGGTGGAGGGCCGCACGGTCTTCGTGTACGCGCATGACTTCCGTATCTTCGGCGGCGCGCTCGGCGAGGCGCACGCCACCAAGATCCACAAGATCATGGACATGGCGATCGCGGCCGGTGCCCCGCTGGTCTCCCTGAACGACGGCGCGGGCGCCCGTATCCAGGAGGGCGTCTCCGCGCTGGCCGGGTACGGCGGGATCTTCCAGCGCAACACCAAGGCGTCGGGTGTCATCCCGCAGATCAGCGTGATGCTGGGCCCGTGCGCCGGCGGTGCGGCGTACTCGCCGGCTCTGACGGACTTCGTCTTCATGGTCCGTGAGACCTCGCAGATGTTCATCACCGGGCCGGATGTGGTGCGTGCGGTGACCGGTGAGGAGATCTCCCAGAACGGTCTGGGCGGCGCGGACGTGCACGCCGAGACCTCGGGCGTCTGCCATTTCGCGTACGACGACGAGGAGACCTGCCTCGCCGAGGTGCGCTACCTCATCGCGATGCTGCCCTCGAACAACCGCGAGAACCCGCCGGTGCACGAGTCGGACGACCCGGCGGACCGCCGCTCGGACGTGCTGCTCGACCTGGTCCCGGCGGACGGCAACCGTCCCTACGACATGGCCAAGGTCATCGAGGAGCTCGTCGACGACGGCGACTTCCTGGAGGTCCACGAGCGCTGGGCCCGCAACATCATCTGCGCGCTGGCCCGTCTGGACGGCAAGGTGGTGGGCATCGTCGCCAACCAGCCGCAGTCCCTGGCGGGTGTCCTGGACATCGAGGCCTCGGAGAAGGCCGCCCGCTTCGTCCAGATGTGCGACGCTTTCAATATCCCGATCGTGACGCTCCTTGACGTCCCCGGCTTCCTGCCGGGCGTCGACCAGGAGCACGGCGGCATCATCAGGCACGGCGCGAAGCTGCTCTACGCCTACTGCAACGCGACGGTGCCGCGGATCTCGCTGATCCTGCGCAAGGCGTACGGAGGTGCCTACATCGTGATGGACTCCCAGTCCATCGGAGCGGACCTCACCTACGCCTGGCCGACCAACGAGATCGCGGTGATGGGTGCCGAGGGCGCCGCCAACGTCATCTTCCGCCGGCAGATCGCGGCCGCCGAGGACCCCGAGGCGATGCGTGCGCGCATGGTCAAGGAGTACAAGGCCGAGCTGATGCACCCCTACTACGCCGCGGAGCGAGGCCTGGTCGACGACGTCATCGACCCGGCAGCAACCCGCGAGGTGCTCATCAGCTCCCTGGCGATGCTCCGCAACAAGCACGCCGACCTGCCGTCGCGCAAGCACGGCAACCCCCCGCAGTAA
- a CDS encoding TetR/AcrR family transcriptional regulator — MTTPHASGLRALANRRRILDIAHAELLRAPDASMNQIARAAGVARRTVYGHFPSRDTLVAALIGEAIESVEQAHVVGREGVADPVEALARSLLAVWEVVDRYRLLLALAPQSLTMKGIRDRLGVVHEAGTRLIQRALDEGTFTSPLPAEGLRYVLEGVLFSVMEATNSGHVRPEEAGRATTVTFLCAAGMPHHRAVELLARILDR, encoded by the coding sequence ATGACGACCCCACACGCCTCGGGCCTCCGGGCCTTAGCCAACCGTCGACGCATCCTCGACATCGCCCACGCCGAACTGCTTCGTGCTCCGGACGCATCCATGAATCAGATCGCCCGCGCGGCGGGTGTCGCGCGGCGCACGGTCTACGGGCACTTCCCCAGCCGCGACACGCTGGTCGCCGCGCTCATCGGCGAGGCCATCGAGTCGGTGGAGCAGGCCCACGTCGTGGGCCGTGAAGGGGTGGCGGATCCCGTCGAGGCGCTGGCCCGCTCGCTTCTCGCCGTCTGGGAGGTCGTCGACCGCTACCGCCTCCTGCTCGCCCTCGCCCCGCAGAGCCTCACGATGAAGGGCATCCGCGACCGCCTCGGCGTCGTCCATGAGGCCGGGACGCGCCTCATCCAACGCGCCCTGGACGAAGGGACGTTCACTTCGCCGTTGCCGGCGGAGGGATTGCGCTACGTCCTGGAAGGGGTGTTGTTCTCGGTGATGGAGGCCACCAACAGCGGGCATGTGCGCCCCGAGGAGGCGGGCCGGGCCACCACGGTCACGTTCCTGTGTGCCGCGGGCATGCCGCACCATCGCGCCGTCGAGTTGCTGGCCAGGATTCTGGACCGGTGA
- a CDS encoding acyl-CoA carboxylase subunit epsilon, with the protein MTIVSAAHTLLRVEKGHAEPEELAAIALILMARAAAPGPTAAHRPRSRAGWRRLERERGFRAPHSWR; encoded by the coding sequence ATGACCATTGTTTCTGCTGCTCACACGCTGCTGCGTGTCGAGAAGGGGCACGCCGAGCCCGAGGAACTCGCGGCCATCGCCCTGATCCTGATGGCCCGTGCGGCCGCGCCCGGCCCAACTGCGGCCCACCGCCCGCGGTCCCGGGCCGGCTGGCGCCGGCTGGAACGTGAGCGCGGGTTCCGTGCCCCGCACAGCTGGCGCTGA
- a CDS encoding MFS transporter has translation MPLLVKEPVERMSRPYARRWWALLVLCLSLMISVMANTALTVAAPAMTRDLDLSSSDLQWVIDAYTVPYAALMLLLGAIGDKYGRRGSLVLGLLIMAAGGVAGAFADTSAQVIVVRAVMGFGAAMIMPATLSLLAATFPREERAKAITIWAATSGLSIAAGPLIAGVLLKDNGWESTFLINVPACVVAVLAAYVLVPPSRAGDRGRIDYGGGVLSVIWSGALIYMIIDGPHFGWGKSAITAAAIAGLGLLLFVWWELRHPRPILDVRKFTQRAFAAANLAIAVFFLAVFGVFYYLTQHFQFVLDYDPLETGIRMLPLALGVFLGAATTGVLAPRLGARIMVTVGMVGGTTALALLISTDGSSTYSDFVAPLALLGLSLGLAVSPCTDTIMGAFPESELGVGGAVNDTSLELGGSLGIAVLGSALASSYAANLTDATEGRKVPPEALEAAKDSVAAGNAVAQSFQERAQQLTEQAAHAASPADAAKLKQQAAEIAQGSTQMADAVGSAFSDAVSQTSLIGAVTLGAGALVVALLMPRKSTEPQPPAEEEAHPEPQPAPLPTRTG, from the coding sequence ATGCCGTTACTCGTCAAAGAGCCGGTCGAGCGGATGAGCCGACCGTACGCCCGTCGCTGGTGGGCGCTGCTGGTGCTCTGCCTGAGTCTGATGATCTCGGTCATGGCGAACACCGCCCTGACGGTTGCAGCACCAGCCATGACCCGCGATCTCGATCTGTCCAGCTCCGACCTGCAGTGGGTCATCGACGCGTACACCGTTCCGTACGCCGCGCTGATGCTGCTGCTCGGCGCGATCGGCGACAAGTACGGCCGCCGCGGCTCGCTCGTGCTCGGGCTGCTCATCATGGCCGCGGGCGGCGTGGCCGGCGCCTTCGCGGACACCTCGGCCCAAGTCATCGTCGTCCGCGCGGTCATGGGCTTCGGCGCCGCCATGATCATGCCCGCGACGCTCTCGCTGCTCGCGGCGACGTTCCCGCGCGAGGAGCGGGCCAAGGCCATCACCATCTGGGCGGCGACCTCGGGCCTCTCCATCGCCGCCGGGCCGCTGATCGCGGGCGTACTCCTCAAGGACAACGGCTGGGAGTCCACGTTCCTGATCAACGTTCCGGCGTGCGTCGTCGCGGTCCTGGCGGCGTACGTCTTGGTGCCGCCGTCCAGGGCCGGCGACCGCGGCCGGATCGACTACGGCGGCGGCGTGCTCTCGGTGATCTGGTCCGGCGCCCTGATCTACATGATCATCGACGGTCCCCACTTCGGTTGGGGCAAGTCGGCGATCACCGCCGCGGCGATCGCCGGGCTCGGCCTGCTCCTGTTCGTCTGGTGGGAGCTGCGCCACCCGCGGCCGATCCTTGACGTGCGGAAGTTCACCCAGCGCGCTTTCGCCGCCGCGAACCTCGCCATCGCGGTCTTCTTCCTCGCCGTGTTCGGCGTCTTCTACTACCTCACGCAGCACTTCCAATTCGTCCTGGACTACGACCCGTTGGAGACCGGCATCCGCATGCTGCCGCTCGCGCTCGGGGTCTTTCTGGGCGCTGCGACCACCGGCGTGCTGGCACCGCGCCTCGGCGCGCGCATCATGGTGACCGTGGGCATGGTGGGCGGCACGACGGCCCTGGCGCTGCTCATCAGCACCGACGGGAGCTCCACGTACTCGGACTTCGTGGCTCCGCTCGCCCTGCTCGGCCTCTCCCTGGGCCTCGCCGTCTCCCCCTGCACGGACACGATCATGGGCGCCTTCCCGGAGTCGGAACTCGGCGTCGGCGGCGCCGTGAACGACACCTCGCTCGAACTCGGCGGGTCGCTCGGAATCGCCGTGCTCGGCTCGGCGCTCGCCTCCTCGTACGCGGCGAATCTCACCGACGCAACCGAGGGGCGCAAGGTGCCGCCGGAGGCGCTGGAGGCCGCGAAGGACTCGGTCGCCGCGGGCAACGCCGTGGCACAGTCCTTCCAGGAGAGGGCACAGCAACTGACCGAGCAGGCCGCCCATGCCGCCTCGCCCGCCGACGCTGCCAAGCTCAAGCAGCAGGCTGCGGAAATCGCCCAGGGCTCGACCCAGATGGCCGACGCGGTCGGATCCGCCTTCTCCGACGCGGTGTCCCAGACGAGCCTGATCGGCGCGGTCACCCTCGGCGCCGGCGCCCTGGTCGTCGCCCTGCTCATGCCTCGGAAATCCACCGAGCCGCAGCCGCCCGCAGAAGAGGAAGCCCACCCCGAGCCGCAGCCGGCTCCGCTGCCCACGCGAACCGGCTGA
- a CDS encoding nuclear transport factor 2 family protein, with translation MTFTDAKSVVLAYLKAIDERDPEAIQATLWEDAEFRIPGEHALAGSWVGLDEILNKFMLPLMELFSTEVPYTIEISQVIAEGDTVVLDCVARAASRTGEPYEANIVSVFSIRDGRIKAMREFFDTQYFVRTLIGTDG, from the coding sequence ATGACATTCACTGATGCGAAGAGCGTTGTCCTCGCCTACCTCAAGGCCATCGACGAGCGGGACCCGGAGGCCATCCAGGCGACCCTCTGGGAGGACGCCGAGTTCCGCATCCCCGGCGAGCACGCGCTTGCCGGCAGCTGGGTGGGTCTGGACGAGATCCTCAACAAGTTCATGCTGCCGCTGATGGAGCTGTTCTCCACGGAGGTCCCCTACACCATTGAGATCTCGCAGGTCATAGCAGAGGGCGACACGGTCGTGCTCGACTGCGTGGCCCGTGCCGCGTCCCGCACCGGCGAGCCCTACGAGGCGAACATCGTCTCGGTGTTCTCCATCAGGGACGGCCGGATCAAGGCCATGCGCGAGTTCTTCGACACGCAGTACTTCGTGCGGACGCTGATCGGCACCGACGGCTGA
- a CDS encoding TetR/AcrR family transcriptional regulator — protein MKRRRQATLREIRTTARHLLREHGPTGVTVNAVAREMGMSGPAVYRYYVSHDALVEAIITDFYQELTSTMLAARDTCSPELPGRRLLLTCRAMRAWAIDHPSEFSWMFASPVMSAVKPDEESPRQQAGQQFESVFLDQLADVWKQAPYPVPAFDDLAPSIQLQMNEYSARTNTALPPEALHLFLSSWIKLYGLLCMEILRQLDFAYSDLEPVFEENLYELCAMHNLTYEPPSK, from the coding sequence GTGAAACGGCGCCGGCAGGCCACACTTCGCGAGATCCGCACGACAGCCCGCCACCTGCTGCGCGAGCACGGGCCGACGGGAGTGACGGTCAATGCCGTGGCCCGGGAGATGGGCATGAGCGGCCCCGCCGTGTACCGCTACTACGTCAGCCATGACGCCCTGGTCGAAGCGATCATCACCGACTTCTATCAGGAGCTCACCTCGACGATGCTGGCGGCGCGGGACACCTGTTCCCCCGAACTCCCCGGCAGGCGGCTGCTGTTGACGTGCCGGGCGATGCGCGCCTGGGCCATCGACCACCCCAGCGAGTTCAGCTGGATGTTCGCCAGCCCCGTGATGTCGGCGGTCAAGCCGGACGAGGAGTCCCCCCGGCAGCAGGCCGGGCAGCAGTTCGAGAGTGTCTTCCTCGACCAGCTCGCGGACGTATGGAAGCAAGCCCCTTACCCGGTGCCGGCCTTTGACGACCTGGCACCATCCATCCAGCTGCAGATGAACGAATACTCGGCCCGGACGAACACCGCGCTCCCGCCCGAGGCCCTGCATCTGTTCCTGTCGAGCTGGATCAAGCTCTACGGCCTGCTGTGCATGGAGATCCTCCGCCAGCTCGACTTCGCCTACAGCGACCTCGAGCCGGTATTTGAGGAGAACCTGTACGAGCTGTGCGCCATGCACAATCTGACGTACGAGCCCCCCTCCAAGTAG